One window from the genome of Candoia aspera isolate rCanAsp1 chromosome 15, rCanAsp1.hap2, whole genome shotgun sequence encodes:
- the CRYBB2 gene encoding beta-crystallin B2 produces MALDHQTSKQLQSSSKIALFEQENFQGRCQELSNPCPNLKEAGIEKVSSILVHSGPWVGYEQAHFKGEQFIFEKGEYPRWDSWTSSCRSDGITALRPIKVDSQEHKIVLYENPSFSGKKIEIVDDDVPSFHAYGYQEKVSSVRVQSGTWVGYQYPGYRGYQCLFEKGDYKDNLEFGAQQPHIQSVRRIRDMQWHQQGAFYRTS; encoded by the exons ATGGCCTTGGACCATCAAACATCGAAGCAGCTGCAAAGCAGCTCCAAG ATTGCCCTCTTCGAACAGGAGAACTTCCAGGGCCGCTGCCAGGAGCTGAGCAACCCTTGCCCCAACTTGAAGGAGGCCGGCATAGAGAAAGTCAGCTCCATTCTGGTGCATTCAGGCCC CTGGGTCGGATATGAGCAGGCCCACTTCAAAGGGGAGCAGTTCATCTTTGAGAAGGGGGAGTACCCCCGCTGGGACTCCTGGACCAGCAGCTGCCGGAGCGATGGCATCACCGCCTTGAGGCCCATCAAAGTG GACAGCCAGGAGCACAAGATCGTTCTGTACGAGAACCCCAGCTTCAGTGGCAAGAAGATCGAGATTGTGGATGATGACGTGCCCAGTTTCCACGCCTACGGCTACCAGGAGAAGGTGTCCTCCGTGCGGGTGCAGAGCGGCAC GTGGGTTGGCTACCAGTACCCTGGCTACCGCGGGTACCAGTGCCTGTTCGAAAAGGGAGACTACAAGGACAACCTGGAGTTCGGAGCCCAGCAGCCCCACATCCAGTCGGTCCGGCGCATCCGGGACATGCAGTGGCACCAGCAGGGCGCCTTCTACCGCACCAGCTAA